One Arachis hypogaea cultivar Tifrunner chromosome 2, arahy.Tifrunner.gnm2.J5K5, whole genome shotgun sequence genomic window, agaaacattaaaaaaatttaaaaatataaacatgttataagtataaataAGAGGCTAAAACCTACACATATCAATAATAacaatcttctctctcttttcatATTACTAATACTATtctttctcttttatatataataaataaactcaTATTACTAATACTATtctttctcttttatatataataaataaacttgtatcttttattaatattggAGAATATTGATAATAGAATcttttatttatacttttttattttatatttattatatcttctttatttattttataacattactcttctttttttttaacaagtAACTTTAATTGAAAATCAAAGCCAGCCCCGACGCAACATGAACATGACAATTATTGTTAAGATTCTTGGGAGATAAACAGCCTCAAAGCAATTACTGGTTACAAGTGCTAAAAGAGAGCGAGTTCATTAAGTGTCATTTGCATTCTTGGGAGATAAACAGcccaaaaacaactgaaaaagaatTGTTCCCAGAATACTATACAAACAAATAATAAACTAAGAACAATTTTACCGAGCTAACCCCTTGGGCCTATAATTAGCAGAATTGGAGAtgttaccaatatgtacaaaaaataaagtagatatatatttttttaaagcaaACAGCTCAACACAATAGTAGTGGAGCGAGCAGAATGTCACAACTAAACACAATAAAGTAGATATGTTAATCAGTGAATCTTCTGATTCCTCTCCAACGTAACACAGATACGTCTCAGACAAGTCCCAGCACTCAAGGGCAATGCAGAAACTGCAAATATTCATATAACAGAAATCAGAAAGTAAGAAACTAGATTCTTGTAGCTCTCTATCAACTAAGTGCTTGTTTGAGTATCATTAAGTTgttgaaaaagatatatatatatatatatatatatatatatatatatatatatatttttaatgacaaaagatttttttattttttaacgtatttgataaatttttaatagtaaaaataaaaatattagaaaaaaaagattttttttaaaagctacaattacatttaaaaaaaaacttttttacttaagttaaaaatataaatacttatttgGGTGCCATTAAgttgatagaaaaaaaatttcaataaaaaatatcttttttttattttttaacgtgtttagcaaatttctaataaaagtaaaaatactaaaaaaaaatcttttttgaaaagttaccatttacatctttttttaaaaaatcatttttccgaaaaaaaatgttttcacataataaataaataaaaatatttttatattgttatactcaaacataattgatagataaaaagatctttttgcatcaaatattcaaatataaaattacttttacttttctaaaagatcttttaaaaaaagataactcaaaaaaatatcttttcttataaaCTCACCTAAACAAGCCCTAAATATAAtgcttgtttgggcgccattattttgttaaaaaaagatttttttcaatgaaaaaagattttttttttattttttagtgtgtttggcaaatttctagtagtaaaagtaaaagcactagaaaaattaaaaaaaaaaacttttttgagaagctgtaatttacatctttttttaaaagatcttttttccttaaaaataagatgtttttcatgtaataaataaaaaaagtacttttatattgttatacccaaacataattaatagataaaaagatctttttgcatgagatatccaaacataaaattacttttacttttccataagatcttttataaaaagataactcgaaaaaatatcttttcttagaagctcacccaaacaagcccataattgatagataaaaagatctttttacatgagataagGTCGTGGCCTACCTTTCAATCCGTACGTTAAGGGATTCCCTTGTGGAAATCTGACGTCGTGAGCTTAAACCTCAAGAATGAGTTCTTGCTCCTGAACCTATTGGTAAAGTGGCTTAACGCTCTTCTCCCGTAGCTCTCGCCATGTCAGAATGCATTTTGAATGTCTAGCTGATGTCTTTCTCTCTAGGTGCCAGCTGTCCTCGTGTAGAGTTAGAGCCTAACGCGTAAGACTCAACTGCCGAGGATGCTCCCTCTTGCGAAGGATACAGTGCCCTCGTGTGAACCTAGAGACACCAACCTAGCTCACGCTAAGTTGATGCCGGcacctaaaattatttttacttatgtaaaagattttttaaaaaagatcactcgaaaaaatatcttttcttaagaACTCACCCAAAAAAGTCCTAACCTCGTAAACAAAATCAGCATACCAGATTTTAGGACACCAAACAAACTATTCAATGCAATTATGGTTATCTAGCCAACATACAACCATAGATCCATAATGCATTCAATATCTAGAACGATATCAAGTCTACGCAATAAGCTCAAAGAAGCATAATGAGCAAAATAGATTGTAGTCACTTTTTCACTCAAGAACTAAGAATGTAAACCAGCACATGAATCCCTTGCAACACAAACCTGATATAAGATCATCAACATATTCAACATCTATCTTTCCATGAgcagatggaagatggacaaagggcgaaaggcagaggaagacctaagaagaccatccatgaggtggtcaaacgagatctacatgtaaacggtctctctgtagacatgatacatgacagagcacaatggcgtcgcttgattcatgtagccgaccccacttagtgggacaaggctttgttgttgtatcTTTCCATGAGCCATTGCACCAACCTGCATAACAGAAGCCTACAAGTTAGTTAATGCCCCTAACAGAATCACATAATTGTCTTTATTTTGGTGGACAGGACACTGAGATGAGCCTGTGACTGAGACATAGAGAGAGACACAAAGTTGTATTTTGGCAAGATCCAATGGCTAAACACTTTTCCGACAGTGGCCCAGCTAGGAGCAATCATGTCCacttaaaatatttttccttGTCCTCCACTATCACAAAACTAGTTAGCACTAAAGTTTGTGTCCATGTCCCTATCTCTGTCTGTCGCTTTCATTTTGTTACCTAACACTGCCATAGGAAAATGTATATGAAAGCATTAAGCATACCACAAACACAAGGTTCTCATCATGATTGGCAGTGGCGACATAGTCATTAATTTGAACAGCCTTAGGTGAACTGACGGAAAGCCCTAAATAATAGAAAAGCTACATATAAGAATTTTTATAATATTGATGAAAATATCAGCGGTTTAGATAAAGAAACTCACCAATCTTACGAGAGTTAATGGGTAAGTGTTGAGTCACAGGATTTTCAATTAGGCGCAAAAGTTTTCCACGATTACCCTTTGATTTGATGCTGAACTTTTGCAGTAGCTCAGCTATAATTACAATTAAAGATTCAAAAAAATAAGAACAGATTAGGtacatgaatttgatgatgaaccATGATAACAAATGAGGAACAGAATAACAGACTTATTGGATATAAGAAGCTCACCCATCATGTTGCAAAAGCTTTCCAGAGTCTTTGGTATCTGGGTGTTTGGTTCCACTCGGATAAGTATTCCTTCATCAGTTTTAATGAATACACCATGTACCCTACCGGCCATGCAAATCCTACTACCCATAATTTGAAGAAGGGCCTAAACATAATGTTTATAAAAGAAagttaaaaacagaaagaaatgaaaaaaaataaaagaatggcTTCTTgataaaagggaagaaaaaagaCAATAAAACACCCTATTAGAttagattcaattcaaattaaaatgAATGCAGTAAAAAAGGTAAATATTCATAGAACAAAGGAACAATATTTATATCCAGCCAGGACAGAGGAATATGAACAGATCAACAACCAAAGCAAGGTTCTAGAGTTAGTCAATCACCCAATAGAGAGACAAAAGAGGgagaatgggggtggttctaCTAACCTCATGCACAATATCAGGCCTATAATCATAAGGGTTCTTGTTTTTCCTTCGCAAGAAATTGGCATGCTTGTTTGGATTCAAAATCTGATACCTCTGGAAgagttcacaaaataaaaatgaacttaAATATAGCATGCAAATTACAAAGTATTAGTTTCGTTCGTAACACTACTAATTTGAAAAGGAAAACAGAACTGGAATTGAACTTGATAAGAAAAATGGAAGTAAATTAAACTAAGATTAGAAGAGAGGGACATAAATCTTTTCATTACAAGCCCAAATCAACTTTCAACtttttacatattataaaaatatataaaaagaataccTTCCCAACATAAGCAGCAACCAGCGAGGCattttgaagaacaaaatagattTCACCTTTTGATCCCTAGTAGCAAGGTGCTACAGGAATTCCTGCAAGCCCCATCATTGTAGTACCATCTTCTTCGGGCTCCATTGATTCATCACACTCCTGAAGCTTTGTCtataaaaaagaaaatcataCTTAAACTACTTATTATACCTTAGGATGTAAAAGCATAAATTAAGGCATAGGACATACTATAGCAAGACAGAAAATAGCAGATGCAAATGTAACTTGTAAAATTCTCACAAATTTAAAATACCCCATTTAAGGGAAAACCACCATTTTGGCAcccgaaagaaagaaagaaaagcactTGTGACCCCTAAAAGATCA contains:
- the LOC114924650 gene encoding uncharacterized protein, with protein sequence MLYLSSFLFCELFQRYQILNPNKHANFLRRKNKNPYDYRPDIVHEALLQIMGSRICMAGRVHGVFIKTDEGILIRVEPNTQIPKTLESFCNMMAELLQKFSIKSKGNRGKLLRLIENPVTQHLPINSRKIGLSVSSPKAVQINDYVATANHDENLVFVVCLMLSYTFSYGSVR